DNA from Glycine max cultivar Williams 82 chromosome 12 unlocalized genomic scaffold, Glycine_max_v4.0 Gm12_scaffold_314, whole genome shotgun sequence:
CTCCGTGAATTGAAGCTTCACACGGTTTGCGAGGAGGCTCGGTGCCCTAATTTGGGGGAGTGCTGGTCCGGAGGCGAGACCGGCACTGCCACCGCCACTATCATGATTCTCGGCGACACTTGTACTCGAGGTTGCAGGTTATAATCCGATCAtttcgttttatttttttttgtaattggggCATTTGGCGTTGGTCATTCACTTATTTGTGTTTAGAAGGTGGCTTTGAGGAAATGGTGGTGTTGAATTGGATAATTAGGTAGAGTAGTAAGTAACCGTTGGTGTGTCGGTTTGATAGATAAATAGAGCAGGTACGACTCGCGAGTGGAATAGCAGAAATGATATGGAGTAATTCTATGCACATGCTGTGTAAATTCTAGGGAATGCTGGAATGCTGTGCTCATGTTTTGGAGATTGAGTTGTTTACGGGCTCAGTATAATGAATGATGCTACTCTAAAGTATGGAGTGACGAGTTGAGGTGAGTGGAGTGGTACTTTTCATCGgatttaatttcttcaaatgtAGGTATAGTTGGCCCagattataataaaatacatgtaTATCTTAGAATTTGGGTAACTCAACCTTGAGAGCTAGCTCATGGCGTGGTGTTGTCCCTCCActaatatacattattttagtCATATTGTTAGTTAATGTAGGATCTCGAACACATTTCCTTCACGTCAATCTCAAGTATGAAGTTTGTAAGACTGGATATCTCGAGCATGAAGTTAGTCAGATTGGATATCTAGAGCGTGCAGTTTGAAAGACTGATGCGAGTGGTTTGACAATGGGCAttgataccatcttagaatttAGATTTGGATGTATAACTAACTTTTAAGTTGTTAAAATGTTAACTTTAATTCTCTTATCAACAACTATAATTATACTTTATCTTCTAAAGTGTACTTCTCTCACTTTAGAGGAGCCAAATCCCCTTTTATCTGGTTGCTAGTTTGTAGTTATGATCAAATTGTTATgttaattaaaaggaaaataatgctTCTGTCTGATTTTGAAACTGTACCGCCTTATGTAATTTAAAACACACTGACTAATCTTAAGGATACCGCTTGTTACACTTTGAATCctttttgtttggaaaattaCACACGCAGCCATAACTTTGTGTACTTTTCCAATGCCTACTCTTTTTATTTGAGAAATTGCCCCCTCCCTGCCTACTTTATGTATAATTTCTACACCATTTCTCTTTGTAAATAACTAAGGTAAGGAAGGTAGGTGTAATTTCCCAAAGAAGTATTGGATGTAATAAGAACTAACTTCAAGGGAGGTTAGTGTAATTACCCAAGACCTGTTATTGACTTATAGTTGTGCCTGGAATAGTTTTTCACTAGTTCACttccatttaattattttatgtcaaTTTTCAGATTTTGTAATGTTAAGACGTCAAGGACTCCTCCACCACCTGACCCTGATGAGCCCACCAATGTGGCTGAAGCAATTGCATCTTGGGGTCTGGATTATGTGGTTATAACGAGTGTTGACCGTGATGATTTGCCTGATCAAGGGAGTGGTCATTTTACCGAAACAGTGCAGAAGCTGAAGGCACTGAAGCCTAATATGCTGATAGAAGCCTTAGGTATGCATTTGAATATTTGCATGAACTAGTTCTATCAAATAGGAAACAACCAAGTCTAATCCTGATACGTGGGAATGTAGCTCTATTTGAAAAATTGAGCATCTACATGGTTTGCAGTTATAGTTAGTGGATAATGAATATGAAAGGATGGACCATCTATTGTTAGTTTTTTCAACTGTAGGTTGCGAGGTGAATTAGGTGCTACCTATAGTACTAATTCCCTATGCAGTTTCTGTTGATGAATTCCATACTCATAGTTTTAATATTGAGCTGGGTTATTTTAATTGTATGACTTTTAATAGAATtaaaagagatcttgttgatagAGCATGGAGAAtaaatttggtttgattttgtatttacatattttttgttttaggtttcAGTAGAGCATGGAGTATATGTTTGTTGAGATGAATTATTATCTAGGGAACTATGCTAGTATGCttaattcaaaaccttttcaaaTACAGCTTAAAAAATTTCTTCCTGTGATGATTGTTgcactatttttgtttttacagtTCCAGATTTTCGAGGAGATGCTGACTGTGTAGAGAAGGTTGCCAAATCAGGATTAGATGTCTTTGCACACAACATTGAGACAGTTGAAGAGCTTCAGAGTGTTGTACGGGATCATCGTGCTAATTTTAAGCAGTCATTAGATGTTCTAATGATGGCCAAGGAAAATGCTCCTGCTGGAACACTTACTAAGACTTCAATAATGTTAGGTTGTGGGGAAACACCTGATCAGGTTGTGAAGACAATGGAGAAGGTGAGAGCAGCTGGTGTTGACGTGATGACATTTGGTCAGTATATGAGACCTTCAAAGCGCCATATGCCGGTATCTGAATATGTTACACCAGAGGCCTTTGATAAGTATCAGAAACTTGGCATGGAAATGGTAAGTCTTTTGTTCGTGTGTTTGAATTAACTTATTTTGGAGAAAAAACCATTCTGTTGTGACTTTGTGGGAGTTGTTGAAATATAAAGCAGTTATTTCTCATAATTAATTGGTTACGAAAGTAATTGTCAGAATATATGATGAATATCTCATACcgtcaatattttatattagcaTATTTTAGAGTACCTTAGATATTATATCTTAAGATTAGTTATCCTATTTCCTCGATTTCCTTTGGGGTAAATAGAATCATTTCCATTATCATTTTTGCATATTCAGCTTTTTGTGAAATAATCTCAATCTTGCTATCCATGGTAAATTCAGACTTGCCATTCCCTTATTTATTCTTAGGAGTTAGCACACCCCAGTGGCCCCTGCCAATAGCAATCTTTATCTAGCAATGCATCTGGCATTGGATACATCACCAAGCGAGTGTAATCATGACTCATTTCTCTCCTTTTAATTGTTGCATCCAGCATCATGATGATTTGTGGAAAAACTGTAATACTATAAAAGCTGCATGCAGTATTTAATTATAGCTTGATCATGTGGTATGAATGACAAACTAATTCGACTTTGTATGTAGGGCTTTCGATATGTGGCATCTGGGCCCATGGTGAGGTCATCATACAAGGCAGGTGAATTCTATATTAAATCCATGAttgaatcagatcgggctgcttCTCCCTCAAAGCTGACCTCTTCTTGATCCACCATCTTTTTTGTTATTCACACACTTCATTGTGCATTATATGTAAGGAGTGCAGACTTACTACATTGCTGTTGATGCTCATGCCACGTGTAATATCAGTAAAAAGCTATAAACGGGCATATGCTGCTGTCTGCAATTTTTTTCACTGCCTCCTCCCCAACCTATGAGTGAATAGGttgatttatttagaaaatgcAAATTTCAAAGGTTGATTGTATATGTTCTCATTTACATGAACtcatttttctctattaaaCTGGTGCTAACTTACTCCAGTTACTGTAgttattaaaagttaataagTGTTTACCTCTTATTTGAGAACTGGCTAGTGTCTGTGTTATGAACTGAAAATCAGCTCAATGTTTCCTAACATTCGAGGTCTAGGACCCTCCCAAGAAAAAAGAACGAGAAGAAGGAAACTCTATTATTTTTCTCTGCTCCCTATTACAAACTAAGCATCCCTTTATATTGGGCCATGACCAGCAATGCTAATACAGAATAGAAGGTGCTAGAATGCAATAATAACAGAAAATGATCTGaaataaaacaagaaagaaatgtGCAATGCAGTGTTGCGCATGGTCCTGCATGATggggaatattcttcatgagcCAATTCCTCCCTGCCAGCTCAGCATTCTTGTAACAGAATGGATTTGCACAAAACCCATCAGGTGTCTGGCGTGGTCTAGTGGCTGAGTTGCCTTCCTCATAACAGTCTGTCTCACAACATCCTTTGGGGACTAATAGTTAAAACTATTGAAAGCTGGAATACTTTGAGTAATTCATTTTTGGCTACAATTCATTCCTCAAGCATATAAAATATGTTGAAATATGGCAAGTTTTGGGGGGTCTCTTTGGTACTCGTGAATACTCCATTTTATTCAggtgtaattttatattagaaaaaatatagcCAGAAAATATGGCACTTAAAGAGGAGACTTGGTCAAATAAAAGACTTACAAATGAAGGAAAGCAGTtatcaagaataaaatatttgattttctggATAAGATATAGAAGACTCAGTCAGCCCAAGCATTTACAAAGCAACAACAGCAAGCAAGGAAGTAACAAAAAAGAACAGCACCAAGTGGAGAAAACAGTGGGATTGTAGAGATAAGTTGGTTACAAGGGAGAGTAGCTAGTTTTTTTTCTCACTCACGCACTTGTTGCACTAACGTTTAGGAGGGTTCATATTTCAACCATTATTCAAAGGTTATCTTTCTtgtattctttctttctatgAATGAACCTTGCTGATGGAAATTCattgcatttcatttttttatattgtgttAACACACCTAATCGACTCTccaatttatctttaatttcaaagattattttaaaaaagattactcaatgttttttttatcagaataaaatattagtgacaacttcaattttttttttcccaccGTGCCATTATAACTCCGGTTGCCATAGTACTATATGGGGTTCTCCCTTTGTCCGTGTATATTGCGGTAAAATGCTTGGTCGGGTAATCTGGGTGTGGCTCTGGTCTTGATTGAAGAAACTGATGTTGATCAAAGGAACAGGGGGATCCTTTGTTTCATGTTGAAAGTACCCACTGAGATTTGTTCCGTTCTCGTTCATAATCAGCTTCATCAGATCATAATTTTAGCTAGCGATACagatattcaaattttattaattattgatcTTCACAaccatgtttattttttaattaaatgaaatattataaaGGCTTGTTTGAGTAGTAGGTCTTCTTGACACGTTAAAGTGACAAttgttttcttacttttttagtcATGGttattgtacccaaaaaatacatttgacattttataaaAGGTTAATGTTTATGACCAAAATTGGGAGTATAATATAGTGtatcattttcatattaaaattggcttgtcaaattttgattttgtgtaGATAGAAATTAAGTAAATGCATAAATATCTCGAGTGTGAATATTTAACCTTTTCACAAATATCAGTACGTGTAAAATTGAGATAagattcacattttttttatattttattttaatttaaaattttcatcttatttaactccttttttttcactttatagAATGAACCCTACGAGAATGACAAGAATcactgtaaaatatttttattttagagatAAGGTTGACAAGAATAAAAAAGCAAGATCTCGAAACTTCAATCgtatcaaagtttttttttttttttaacaattgagAGAATGTTATCCCTGAAACTTGAAGTACATTCAGTAAGAAGTTTTTGTTACAGGCTGACTAAATTTAGATATATATGGATCATGTATCTCCTATTCCCAATCGTTTATCCAACTCTCTAATTTCTACATATTTACAAATTATTCCAAGTTTGGGAAACTACAAATTTTTCCACAATGACAtctagaatattttattttggacagtttagtaaaattttcttgtcttttttggataaaatttgattatatatactaggctttattaaaaaaataattcaagcaTAGAGTCAATACATGTAGGTGACGATGTAAACTGCTTTTAATAAAATGCATTTACATCAACTGTTTCTAAGTAATTTTAAATGAcagatataaatattataaattacttATAAAAATGTTGGATATCATTAaggataatatattataaaaaaactactggagataaaaataaaaaaatacattcttttAAAAATGGTACTCAAATAACCACCTAATTTTTTCACGTATTCATAGCTTTCTCTGTCTATTCGTTTTGTTcgtttaaaatcaaattactaTATTTCTTAATTGACAATTCAAAAGGAGTACATGtacatctttctttttcttacgtTCTTTAGCATGACATTGACAGCCTTGCCCAGCATGTTTCACTTTTGAATCATCTTTTCCCATTTCTTGCATAAACTTTTAGAATTGCCTTTTGAATTCATCCTTTTCGGTTTCTTCCATTAAATTTCAGAATTCACttttgaattcatcttttccgttttctgaagaaaataaaaaacttcagAATGTTTGGGACGGGCAAAATTTACGACATTATCACGGTGAAATCTTAATTACAAAAAGTGTCCAATAATTATGCAGGAAACACTACTCAGCccgcaaaaataaaattagcacAGAATAAGTGTTACCATATAAGAAAATGTACTAAAATTTCGACTATTTAAAACAGCATTAAAAACTATATTATTCAATCCTTCCTCCGTCCCATAATAATTTTGGATAATAATTGaggtgtaagaaaaaaaaattatgttaaaataattatcattttaattttttaatgtaatattaactatatttttttatttatatctcttataatattaataatatgaaaattttaaattaaattaattataattaggttaattttataaattcattttttttcattcatttattagttttattagtATGTGTGATATAATTTAagacaataattataataagaagaagggagtatattaaaatataaaaagtaatgtataatatatatagatttatgCAAAAGAATAACCCATCCAAAATtccaaaataaatatgttatatGGTTGACACCTAACTTGATAGCatataaagttataattttatcaGGGCTATGTTtacctttaaattttaaatgtgacTTGTTCTTTAAGCTAACGTGAAGTCAAACCGAGTGTAAACACGGgttaaaaactaatatttgtTAACGTGAATAGATTTGCTGAAAAACTAGTGGCCTCACATATTGATAATCTACTTATCACTTTTGTTAACCGCATAGCATTCGTCCATTTCGAAGATTTGGAATTTGAAGTCTTCCCCGTTAAAGGATTGCAAAAACAATTTGAAGTTTCAAACTACACTTTCTTTTAATAAACCCAACACACAAATAGAGTTTTATATAAACACGGTCGTATGAATTAAGTTGCACCATAAAC
Protein-coding regions in this window:
- the LOC100775835 gene encoding lipoyl synthase 2, mitochondrial, with amino-acid sequence MVMHSRVRSVAGNIKCAARLFCSSSTTTPPAAPLQFPQTLAGLRARLAEESPSLSDFLALKSESAYSVEVGTKKKPLPKPKWMKEAVPGGEKYVQIKKKLRELKLHTVCEEARCPNLGECWSGGETGTATATIMILGDTCTRGCRFCNVKTSRTPPPPDPDEPTNVAEAIASWGLDYVVITSVDRDDLPDQGSGHFTETVQKLKALKPNMLIEALVPDFRGDADCVEKVAKSGLDVFAHNIETVEELQSVVRDHRANFKQSLDVLMMAKENAPAGTLTKTSIMLGCGETPDQVVKTMEKVRAAGVDVMTFGQYMRPSKRHMPVSEYVTPEAFDKYQKLGMEMGFRYVASGPMVRSSYKAGEFYIKSMIESDRAASPSKLTSS